Genomic window (Acidobacteriota bacterium):
AACGAATCTGAAGGCCGTTTCGCTCGAAAAAGCGCGGTTCGAGGTCCGAGTCGACGCCGACACCGACGACGATCGATCGTTTGGCGCAAAAGGATTCGACCGCGTCGAGTTCTTCTTTTCGGCAAATCCCGGTGAAAGCGTCAAGCCGATCGGCAAGGTCGCTTCGGGCGGAGAACTTTCGAGGCTGATGCTGATCCTGAACACGACGGCAAAACTCTCGGGGGAATCGAAAACAATGGTCTTTGACGAGATCGACTCGGGAATCGGCGGACGCGTCGCCGAAGCGGTCGGGCTCAAACTGAAGGAGTTGGCGCGGACGCAGCAAGTTCTGTGCGTCACGCATCAGCCGCAGGTCGCGTCGCTCGCCGATCATCACTTCGTTGTCAGCAAAGCGATAAACGGAAAAACGACGCGCGTCGGCGTTCGCGAACTCGGTCCGAATGAAAAGATCGAGGAACTGGCGCGGATGCTCGCCGGCGAAACGATCACCGAAACCGCCCGGCAGCACGCCCGGGAAATGCTCGCCGGAAGATAAACGTTCGGAGTTCCTCGCTTGGAGTTCCGCCTTCAGGCGGCGTTCTTCAATCGGCACAGCAAAACTTAAGATGAAATCTGAAATCCTTGCAACAGTCATTCGCGGCGAAACAGTCGAATCGATCCATCGCGGGCATTTGCTGATCGTCGACGGCGAGGGGCTCGAAGTTTTGTCTGCCGGCGATCCAGAAACGCTCGCGTTCATACGCTCTTCCGGAAAGCCTTTTCAGTTGATGCCGTTTTTGCTTGCCGGCGGCGCCGAAAAATTCGGCTATTCGGAACGCGCCGTCGCGCTCGCTTGCGCCTCGCATTCCGGCGAGCCGATGCACACGGAACTTGCGGCCGAAATGCTCGCCAAGGCCGGATTCGAGGATTCGGACCTGCGATGCGGAGTGCATTTGCCGTTCAATGAACGGCGCGCTGACGAAATGGTCCGTGCCGGCGAACGTCCGACGCAGCTTCACAACAACTGCTCGGGCAAGCATTCGGCGATGCTCGCGTATGCGAAACTGCTAGGCGCCGATCCGGCCGCGTACGAAGATTTCGATCATCCGATACAGATTGAAATGCTCAAGCTGATCGCAAGGTTCACTGACACGCCGGTTTCGGAGATTCCGGTTGCCGTCGACGGCTGCGCCGCGCCGAACTTTGCGTTGAGCGTGCGCGCGATGGCGACCGCGGCGCGGAAGCTGGTCTCGCCGCCTGATGATTTCGACGATGCGCTTCGCGCGGTCTGCGAACGTATTCGCGGGGCGATGATGAACTTCCCGGAACTCGTCGGCGGCACCGGTCGGCTCGACACGATGCTGATGCAGGCCGCGCCCGGACAGTTCATTTCCAAGATCGGTGCCGAGGGCGTCTGGCTTGCCGGTGTGGTGCCGTCGGAAAAATGGCCGACCGGACTCGGTATCGCGATGAAGATCGAAGACGGCGACGACAAACGCGCGCGCGCCGTGATCTCGGTCGCGGTTCTTCGATCGCTTGGGGTATTTGGCTCCGAAACGCTTTCGGAACTCTCGCCGCTTCCGATCATAAACCGTCGCGGCGACGTCGTCGGACGCGTCGAATCGGCGCTTTGAGCCACGAATTCAAGGAATTCGGTTCGACGGAAGGTGTTTTGAGAAACGCGGTTTCTTGTTCGGAAGGTCCGGCACCTTTAGCCGCTTTCAACATTGGGCGTTTAGGAAAAGAAATTAGTGAAATTCGTGCCATTCGTGGCCAAAAGAATATGCCTACCGAAAACACACCGCCAAAATTGCGGAAAACGCCGAACGGCGAAACTGATGTTAACTCGCTCGCGGATCTGCTCGAATGGTTTCTGACCTACGATCAACGGGTCGGACTTGTCCGCCATCCGCAGGTCGAAGAGTTGTTCCAATGGAAAATGGCCGACGACCGGGCAAACGGCGTCGAGGCCTATCCGTTCGAGAACGCCGAGGCGCGTTTTGCGATCGGCGCGTTCCAGGCGATCGGCGAAAACAATACCGAGGAAAAGTTGCAGGAATGGATCACCGAGGTGCTCCAGACACTCGGCGAGGTCAAGCAGACGAGCGAAGATATCGCCGGCGACTACAAACTCGACAGCGGCGCCTCACACGTCGCCGAAGCCGCAAAGATCCCGACGGCGAGCGAGCGACGGCTGTATTTGACGAGCAGTTGGCTCGAAGCGCTCTGCACCGCTGAGGTCAGGTTCTTGGGTTGGGTTTTTCAGGAATTGTACGGAAAGCCGTTTCAGCCTCTGGCCGCCTGAAGGCGGAACTCCGAACTATCGAAAAGTATTGCATTGACGCATATCGCCGGACTTGACACCTTTGGCGAACCAATCGATGCGTTGGCGCGACGAACCGTGGGTGAACGACTCCGGAACGACGTAACCCTGCGTCCGTTTCTGAATCGTGTCATCGCCGACCGCGGCCGCGGCACGAATCGCTTCCTCGTAATCGCCGGCTTCGACCAGTCCTTGCTTGTTCGCATAATACGCCCAAACACCGGCGTAGCAATCGGCCTGGAGTTCGAGCGCAACCGAAAGTTCCTGCCGACCATTTGTCCGATCCATCGTTCCGAGAAGATTCTGCACGTGGTGCCCGACTTCGTGAGCGATCACATACGCCTGCGCGAAATCGCCCGGCGCCTTGAATTCGCGTTTCAGTTCGTTGAAAAACGCAAAATCAAGATAGAGTTTCTGATCGCCCGGACAGTAAAAAGGACCCATCGCCGCGCTCGCATATCCGCACGCCGACGACGTCTGACCGGAAAAAAGCACGAGCTTCGGATCGCGATACGGCCGCCCGGCTTGCTGCGGCAGGACCTTTCGCCAGACATCTTCGGTGCTGCCCAAAACCGAGGCCGCGAACTTCCGCTGATCGTCTTCGCGCTGCGGATTCTGCGGCTGGGACTGCGGTGCCTGCACCTCCGTCTGCTGCGGAATATTCTCGATCAGCTGCCGCGGATCGACGCCGCAAACGACCGCCAGGATGATCAGGACAATGATCCCCAAACCACCGCCGCCGAACGCGATTCCGCGACCGCCGACTCCGCGCTGATCCTCAATGTTCGTACTTTCTCTGCCTCGTAACATCTCGCTTTTCCTTGGGGGTTATGTTATTTGCTTGGATTCTAACATAGATCGCGGCTCGGAAATGAACGCGATCGTTCACAATTCGCCGGTGCGGACGCAAACCGAAGATCATCGGGTTAGAGGCTAAGTCAATTTCGCTTTTATCAGGTCGTGATCGTACGAGGTGATCTCGATCGGATTCTGATCCGGATCGTTGAAGTAGATCGAGAATGAAGAATCGTGATCGACCACGTCCTTCGGCGAGATGTCGACCTGGTAATCGTTCTTCAACTTCAATTCCGCAAGCCGATTGAGAAATGCGACGAAATCATCGCCGGAAACGCGATACGCGATCGTGGACCGATTTTTCACGTTGTACCGTCGGTCGAACAACGCCACGGACGTCTTTCCGCCATCGCTCGAGATCGTCAAAGGGCCGCCGGCGACCGCCCAGTCTTCGTGTTCTTTGACGATCTCCATTCCCAAAACACGTTTGTACCATTCCGCCGCCTGGTAGCGTTCGGAAACATAAAGATGAATATGATCGATCTGATCGACCTTGAAATGATTCTTTTCTTCCACCTTTTTAACGTATCATAGTCTCGACAACATCAGGCAAAGGCGGACGTAAATGGATCCTCAGGAATGGAAAGAAACAGGCGGCTTTTTGAGTATTGACGACCTGCGCGTCTATTTTCGACGGTCGGACACGAGCGACACCGCAACGCTCTGTCTGCACGGCTTTCCGATGTCTTCATACGATTACCACAAGATCTGGCCGGCATTGGCCGAGCGGTTCCCGCTGCTCGCGTTCGATATGATCGGTTACGGGTTTTCTTCGAAGCCGCTCGATTTTGATTACACGACGTTCCGTCAGGTCGATATTCTCGAAAAGGTGGTCGAACGGGCGGGAGTCAAACGCGTTCATATTCTGGCGCACGACTACGGCAACACGATCACACAGGAACTGCTCGCGCGTCGCAACGGAGGACGATTGAGATTCACGATCGATTCGATCTGCTTTCTCAACGGCGCGCTTTTTCCGGAAACTCACCGGCCGATCCTCGCACAGAAGATCCTCATCAGCCGGGTCGGGTTCCTGTTCGCCAAACTTCTGACGGACCGCCGGTTCAAATCGAGCCTCGCGTCGGTCTTCGGACCCGACACCCAGCCGACCGACGCCGAGCTCGACGATTATCTTGAGATCTTCAAATCGGGCGGCGGAAAACGCGTCGCCCATCTTCTGATCCGCTATATGGCCGAACGCGCCCGGTTCCGCTCGCGTTGGGTCGAACCCTTGACCGATATCGGCGTGCCGTTCAGGTTCATCAACGGCCTTGCCGACCCTGTGTCCGGACGACATCTGGTTGCGCGGTTTCGCGAGGTCGTGCCGCACGAAACCGACATCATCCAACTTGAGAACATTGGGCATTTTCCGCATCTTGAAACACCGGAAAAGGTGGTCAGGGCTTACATCGATTTTCGAGATTCCGCCTGATCCTGTTTCTTTTTTCCGAAAAAACCCTCGAATCCTCGTAAAATCCCAATTTATTAGATTTAGCGTCTGTCCCGCGCGAAAAAATCATTGACAGAAACCGGTTCCGGATTTATTATCGAGGAAATCAATAAGACCAGCCCTCGCAACATTTTCGAGAAAAGGAGGCGATTATGATCAAACTTGACATTGTCAATTGCGTAGCCGACAAAACCGGTGTCCCCAAACAAAAGGCCGAACAGGTCGTCGATTCGCTTTTCAACGCGATGAAGGATGCCCTGGCTGAAGGTAAGCGCATTGAGCTTCGAGGTTTCGGGGTGTTCGTTGTCAAGGCTCGCAAACGCGGCGTTGGTCGTAATCCCCGAACCGGAAAAGAGGTTCCGATCCCGTCCGGAAAAACGATCCGCTTCAAACCCGGGAAAGAACTTCAGGCGAAAGCCGTTAAGGAATAGCCGCGGCGCACAATTTTTTTCGCTTTGCTCTGTGAGTCGTAAGTCGCAAGATGCTAAGATTTCGTTTGCGATTTACGATTTTCGCTTTTTCAGATGCCCGATTTTGACCTCGCCGAATTTCAGTACCAGCGTCGCTCGATGCGGCCGACCCGCCGGGCATACATCAAACACAGCGCGTTTTTTATAATCACTTTTTGCACGGTGCTCGTCGCGAGCGTCCTTCAGCCGTTCGGGATCCTGCCGGTCTTCGCCAACGTCGATCCAAACGTTTCGACGACCGATTTCTTGCTCAACTTCCCTGTTTACTACGCCATAATGATCGTCGACACGATCTGGTTGCTGTTTACGGAACCGGTCGTTCTCGCCTACGGGCTAAAGTTTACCTTCTCGCTGTTGTTCATTCTCACTTCGCACGAGTTCGGACATTATATCGCCTGCCGGATCTATGGCGTCGATGCGACGCTGCCGTTCTTCATTCCGACACCGCCGCTGATCGGGCCGGCCGGCACGTTCGGCGCTTTCATCAAGATCCTGTCGCCGCTGCCTTCGAGACGCGCGACGTTCGATATCGGCGTCGCCGGACCGATCGCCGGTTTCGTCGCGCTGATCCCGATCGCGATCGCGGCGTTCGTGACGTTTGAGCAAGTCGGCGTCGAAGTACCGGCGAGTCTTCCCGAAGGAACGCTCGTCTTTGCCGACCCGTTGCTGTTTCATTTTTTCGCCTCGGTCTTCGACATCAACTTCGCGATCCCGATGTTGCCCAATCCTTTTTACTCGGCAGCCTGGCTTGGACTGCTGGTGACGGCGCTCAATCTGATACCTTCGGGCCAACTGGACGGCGGTCACGCGATCTATGGGGTTTTCGGCGAACGCTTTCATTTCTGGACCGGACGCGTCGCGTTTTTGACGATGATCGCGTTTGCCGCGGCCGGACTTTACTATTTCAACAGTCCGAGCGGCATTCTTTTCGCCGTTCTGCTCGGCGTGATGCTGAAGATAAAGCACCCGGCCCCGCTCGACGACAGACCGCTCGACCGCACACGCATTCTGGTCGCCGTCATCACGCTTCTGATCTTCATTTTGAGTTTCACGCCGTTCCCGATACAGATCAGGTGACTTCACAGAACCAAATGCGGCCGGCTATCGTAGAAGCATATTGCAATTCTTAACCAATCCAAGGAGAAATAAATGTTCAAGTACCTGTTCTGCTTTGCTTTGTTGCTTGGTACGGCCGCGACGGCGACGGCCCAGCAGCCGGCGATTCTCGACCGCGAACTGTTTTTCGGAGACCCCGAGATCAGCGGTTCGCAGCTTTCGCCCGACGGCAAGTTCATTTCGTTCATCAAACCGCTGAACGGCGTCCGCAATGTCTTCGTCAAGGGGATCAGCGAACCCTTTGCCGCTGCGCGCCCGGTGACTGGCGAGACGAAACGCCCGATCCCATCATATTTCTGGAGCCAGGACGGCAAGTTCATTTTGTACGTCAAGGATAACGACGGCGACGAGAATTTCAACGTTTACGCGCTAAATCCGGCGGACGCCAAACCGGTTTCGCGCAATATCACGGCCGGCGAGAACATCCGCGCGTTCATTCAGGGCGTGCCGCGATCGGAGCCCGACTCGATCTATGTCGGCCTCAACGACCGCGATCCGGCGTGGCACGATCTGTACAAGATCTCGATCTCGACCGGCGCGAAAACGCTCATTCGCAAGAACACCGACCGCGTTCAGGGATTTATTTTCGACAACGCCGACAAACTTCGCCTCGCCGTGCGATCGGCGGAGAACGGCGATACCGAGATCCTCCGCCTCGACGCCGACGGCACTTCGACGAAGATCTATTCCTGCAACTGGAGCGAATCGTGCACTCCTTTGCGTTTTCACAAAGACAACAAGCGTGTTTATATGGACACGAACAAGGGCGAACGCGATCTCACGCAGCTCGCGCTTTTCGATCCGGCGACGATGAAGGAAGAACTCGTCGAACAGGACCCGTTGGCGCGGGTCGATTTTGGCGGCGCGGCGTTTTCCGAGATCACCAACGAGCTTGTTTCGACGAGCTATGAAGACGATAAACCGCGAGTTTATTTCAAGGACAAGAACTTCGAGAAGGATTTCAACAAGATCAAAAAGAATCTAGGCCCGAACCGCGAGCTGAACTTCCAGTCGGCAACGAAAGACGAGCAGAAATGGATCGTGGTTTCGTACAGCGACACCGATCCCGGAACCGTTTGGCTTTACGACCGCAAGTCGGGAAATCTCTCGACGCTTTATCAGGTTCGCGAGAAGATTCCGCGCGAGGCGATGTCGGAGATGAAGGCGATCCGCTACAATTCGTCGGACGGATTGGAAATTCCCGCATTCTTGACGCTGCCCAAAGGGCTCGAAGCGAAAAATCTGCCGCTCATCGTGTTTCCGCACGGCGGCCCTTGGGCGCGCGACACCTGGGGCTTTGACGGCTACGCGCAGCTTCTTGCGAATCGCGGCTACGCGGTTCTGCAGCCGAACTTTCGCGCCTCGACCGGCTATGGCAAGAAGTTTCTCAACGCCGGCAACAAGCAGTGGGGCGATCTGATGCAGGACGACATCACGTGGGGCGTCAAGCATCTTGTTTCACAGGGAATCGCCGATGCGAAACGCGTCGGGATTATGGGCGGAAGCTATGGCGGGTACGCGACCCTTGCGGGCGTCACCTACACGCCCGACACGTATGCGGCCGCGGTCGCGATCGTCGCCCCGTCGAATCTGAACACGCTGCTCGGCTCGATCCCGCCTTACTGGGAACCGATCCGAAAGATGTTCTACGAACGAATGGGCGATCCGAACACGCCCGAGGGCAAGGCCCGACTCGAACGGCAATCGCCGCTGAACCACGTCGAAAAGATCAAGACGCCGCTGATGGTCGTCCAGGGCGCCAACGATCCGCGCGTGAAGAAGACCGAGGCGGACCAGATCATCGTCGCGCTTCGCGAACGCAAGTATCCGGTCGAATATATTCTCGCGCCGGACGAGGGCCACGGATTTCAGCGCCCGGTCAACAATATGGCGATGCTGATCTCGGTCGAAAGATTCCTTGCCAAGCACCTCGGCGGGCGATTTCAGGAAGGCGGGAGCGCGGAGACCGTGCAGCGTCTGAAGGAGATCACGGTCGATATCAATTCGGTGACGATGCCGGTCAAGATGGATCCGAACGCAAAGGCGGCAGTCGATGTCACCGGAAACTGGACGATGTTCGCCGACGCTCCGGGCCAAACCGTCGAACTCGCGATGGAACTGAAACAGACGGGAAGCGATTTCAACGGCACGCTGAGTTCGATGCTCGGCGGAGGAACCGTCGAAAACGGCAAGGTCAGCGGAAACAATGTCGAGGGCCTGGCGAAAGTCAGCGTCCAGGGGCAGCTTGTCGATATCAAGATGTCGGGAACGGTCGAAGGCGACACGATGAAAGGCACGCTCGACAGCCCGTTCGGAATGATCCCGTTTACTGCGTCACGGAAGAAGTAGCGCCGGCTTTTTGCCCGCGAAACAAGGAGCCTGTCGGAAAAAGCCGTTTGAGAACTGAATTTTTCTTCAAGCGTGCGGAGCACGCGAACTTGCGATAGCACCACGTGAAGCGGAGCGAAACGTGGTGGCCCGTCGCCCCGACTTCCGAAGCGTGTGTAACACGCGTAACTCTCGCGGGTACAACAGTTCCGCGTGTTGCACACGCTCGTTGAAGTCGTTCGTGGTTGACACCACGTTCCGCTTCACGTGGTGCTTTCGTACGTACGTGCGTGTGCTCCGCACACTGAATCGATTTTCCCGACAGGCTCCAAGCGAGAAAAAACGCGAAAAGGGAGAATTTCCCAATTCGCGTTTTTTCGCGTGATTCGCGGGCAAAGCTTCTTATCCGACCTCCGGAAGCAATCCTCTAATCTGTCTTCCGCATTGGGACACCCAACAACGCTCTGGTATCTCACCGGGAAGACAATTCTCTCGATTCGAATGGGCCCGCGGTTTTTTGTCTTATGGTTGCGGGCCGGCAAATGCCGGACCGGGAGTGCCTCGTACGCTTCGTCACGGATTGTCCGGCAAAGAACATTGACTCAATAAGCTACCGCCGCCGAACTCATTCTTTGGGTGTCCCGCGCCGAATTTCGCATTGTTTTCTGACAGTATTTTACCCGGACAATCAACGTTTATGTTCTAGCGGATTAAGAGTGCGAAAAACAGGAAAAAGTAGCGGCGGACGTTTACCCGCGCATTACGCAAAAAAAAGCGAAAAGGCAGAATTTCCCATTTCGCGTTTTTTCGCGTGATTCGCGGGCAAAGCTTCTTATCCGACCTCGGGAAGCAGTCCTTTGACTTCCCTTACTATCTTTTGAACGTCTTCGTGGTCTTCCAGCGCGATCATAAAGAAGTCGTAACTCGTCTTGAAACAAACCGTTCCGTTGCCGAAGAACCAGACGCCTTCGAGGATCGGGTTGCCGCCGATGAGCCAATCGAGCGGCGCGCCGGTGATCGTTTTCGGATTCAGAATGTTGGTCATCATTACCGCGCCTGACGCGAACGAGAAGGCTCCGAGGAGCGGTGCGCCGACCGATTTGACGATCGAACGCTCGAAGCGGATCTTCTCGGCCTCGGCCTCGGATAACTCGCCGTTGTCGATCAACAGCTGCTGCGTGTTGAGATATTCGTTGAACTGTTCGCCGAGTTTCTTGACGGCCCACGTCGGGATTGCCGAATTGAACAACCAGTGCGAGCTGATCCCGGTGAAAACGACGCCGAGTCCGGCCCCGACCGCGACCGAAACGCCCGTGGTCGCCGCCTGCAGCGGTTTCTCCGATATCCAATCGGCGGTTTGCTGAAGCGTTTTCCAAGCCGAATCGAAGGTTCGTGACCAACTAGCGCCGACGTTGAAGGCACGCGACGCGGATTCGGCGGTCTTGTTGACCGTTTTGTAGGTTTCGCCGATCACATCGCCGGCCTTTTCTCCCGCATAGCTCACGGCCTCGCCGGCCTTTTTCCCCGCTTCCTTGACCGCGTCGGCAGCTTTTCCGCCGGCGTCTTCGGCCGCGTCGCGAAGGGGTTCGCTCGCTTCATAGACCTTTTTCGCGGCATCGCCGGCCGTTTTGTACGCGGATTCAGCGACGTTCACGGCCTGTTTGCCGACATCCGATTTTTCGGCCTCGGCCTTGATCTTCT
Coding sequences:
- a CDS encoding asparaginase; translation: MKSEILATVIRGETVESIHRGHLLIVDGEGLEVLSAGDPETLAFIRSSGKPFQLMPFLLAGGAEKFGYSERAVALACASHSGEPMHTELAAEMLAKAGFEDSDLRCGVHLPFNERRADEMVRAGERPTQLHNNCSGKHSAMLAYAKLLGADPAAYEDFDHPIQIEMLKLIARFTDTPVSEIPVAVDGCAAPNFALSVRAMATAARKLVSPPDDFDDALRAVCERIRGAMMNFPELVGGTGRLDTMLMQAAPGQFISKIGAEGVWLAGVVPSEKWPTGLGIAMKIEDGDDKRARAVISVAVLRSLGVFGSETLSELSPLPIINRRGDVVGRVESAL
- a CDS encoding site-2 protease family protein, with translation MPDFDLAEFQYQRRSMRPTRRAYIKHSAFFIITFCTVLVASVLQPFGILPVFANVDPNVSTTDFLLNFPVYYAIMIVDTIWLLFTEPVVLAYGLKFTFSLLFILTSHEFGHYIACRIYGVDATLPFFIPTPPLIGPAGTFGAFIKILSPLPSRRATFDIGVAGPIAGFVALIPIAIAAFVTFEQVGVEVPASLPEGTLVFADPLLFHFFASVFDINFAIPMLPNPFYSAAWLGLLVTALNLIPSGQLDGGHAIYGVFGERFHFWTGRVAFLTMIAFAAAGLYYFNSPSGILFAVLLGVMLKIKHPAPLDDRPLDRTRILVAVITLLIFILSFTPFPIQIR
- a CDS encoding S9 family peptidase, whose translation is MFKYLFCFALLLGTAATATAQQPAILDRELFFGDPEISGSQLSPDGKFISFIKPLNGVRNVFVKGISEPFAAARPVTGETKRPIPSYFWSQDGKFILYVKDNDGDENFNVYALNPADAKPVSRNITAGENIRAFIQGVPRSEPDSIYVGLNDRDPAWHDLYKISISTGAKTLIRKNTDRVQGFIFDNADKLRLAVRSAENGDTEILRLDADGTSTKIYSCNWSESCTPLRFHKDNKRVYMDTNKGERDLTQLALFDPATMKEELVEQDPLARVDFGGAAFSEITNELVSTSYEDDKPRVYFKDKNFEKDFNKIKKNLGPNRELNFQSATKDEQKWIVVSYSDTDPGTVWLYDRKSGNLSTLYQVREKIPREAMSEMKAIRYNSSDGLEIPAFLTLPKGLEAKNLPLIVFPHGGPWARDTWGFDGYAQLLANRGYAVLQPNFRASTGYGKKFLNAGNKQWGDLMQDDITWGVKHLVSQGIADAKRVGIMGGSYGGYATLAGVTYTPDTYAAAVAIVAPSNLNTLLGSIPPYWEPIRKMFYERMGDPNTPEGKARLERQSPLNHVEKIKTPLMVVQGANDPRVKKTEADQIIVALRERKYPVEYILAPDEGHGFQRPVNNMAMLISVERFLAKHLGGRFQEGGSAETVQRLKEITVDINSVTMPVKMDPNAKAAVDVTGNWTMFADAPGQTVELAMELKQTGSDFNGTLSSMLGGGTVENGKVSGNNVEGLAKVSVQGQLVDIKMSGTVEGDTMKGTLDSPFGMIPFTASRKK
- a CDS encoding zinc metallopeptidase is translated as MLRGRESTNIEDQRGVGGRGIAFGGGGLGIIVLIILAVVCGVDPRQLIENIPQQTEVQAPQSQPQNPQREDDQRKFAASVLGSTEDVWRKVLPQQAGRPYRDPKLVLFSGQTSSACGYASAAMGPFYCPGDQKLYLDFAFFNELKREFKAPGDFAQAYVIAHEVGHHVQNLLGTMDRTNGRQELSVALELQADCYAGVWAYYANKQGLVEAGDYEEAIRAAAAVGDDTIQKRTQGYVVPESFTHGSSRQRIDWFAKGVKSGDMRQCNTFR
- a CDS encoding VOC family protein, translating into MEEKNHFKVDQIDHIHLYVSERYQAAEWYKRVLGMEIVKEHEDWAVAGGPLTISSDGGKTSVALFDRRYNVKNRSTIAYRVSGDDFVAFLNRLAELKLKNDYQVDISPKDVVDHDSSFSIYFNDPDQNPIEITSYDHDLIKAKLT
- a CDS encoding alpha/beta hydrolase — protein: MDPQEWKETGGFLSIDDLRVYFRRSDTSDTATLCLHGFPMSSYDYHKIWPALAERFPLLAFDMIGYGFSSKPLDFDYTTFRQVDILEKVVERAGVKRVHILAHDYGNTITQELLARRNGGRLRFTIDSICFLNGALFPETHRPILAQKILISRVGFLFAKLLTDRRFKSSLASVFGPDTQPTDAELDDYLEIFKSGGGKRVAHLLIRYMAERARFRSRWVEPLTDIGVPFRFINGLADPVSGRHLVARFREVVPHETDIIQLENIGHFPHLETPEKVVRAYIDFRDSA
- a CDS encoding integration host factor subunit beta: MIKLDIVNCVADKTGVPKQKAEQVVDSLFNAMKDALAEGKRIELRGFGVFVVKARKRGVGRNPRTGKEVPIPSGKTIRFKPGKELQAKAVKE